A section of the Archocentrus centrarchus isolate MPI-CPG fArcCen1 chromosome 20, fArcCen1, whole genome shotgun sequence genome encodes:
- the LOC115799662 gene encoding V-set domain-containing T-cell activation inhibitor 1-like, producing MSAIHTWACFLLWISFTTQNKTPDVTVRCFVSEDCMLPCSFQPGSNETIEWFRQGAVVYKFNQSKVGHFKHEQLAGRASIFPSLVSRGNATLVLRSSGLKDRGMYRCHVHTTEGEHDAKVILKIEAPIRGLVLELSRLSGYEEMKCTVQDVYPAPRVTWETEPQTFEDLRPITRILANKKGLYNVDSRLKRLTGPPNLVYICKVTISYGGPTWTGSLREREIKEFQGKDLTIPCSAPSYMNNPSLHWTFSNSEHPSPIFNYDSRSGKTRSSPDWKSHVELDHFRVQFGDGSLRLMDPKHSEHTGRYTCVFSMPHGTHTERSDVTIVSPDAHEATAEPPSHWWILGLVAGLLILVLVGVLAYRKLKGGNVKSRKDPEAVTELHSVKGAAAGETNLSESSPLTTGSTNGQSDPQAGSKLT from the exons ATGTCAGCGATACACACCTGGGCTTGTTTCCTCCTTTGGATCAGCTTCACCACACAGAACAAAACCCCAG ATGTCACCGTGAGGTGCTTCGTTTCAGAGGATTGCATGCTCCCCTGCAGCTTTCAGCCCGGCAGCAACGAGACCATCGAGTGGTTCAGGCAGGGCGCGGTGGTCTACAAGTTCAATCAGAGCAAAGTGGGTCATTTCAAGCATGAGCAGCTCGCTGGAAGGGCCTCCATTTTCCCATCTCTGGTATCCCGCGGAAACGCCACCCTGGTCCTCCGGAGCAGCGGCCTGAAGGACAGAGGCATGTACAGGTGTCACGTGCACACCACAGAGGGCGAGCACGACGCCAAAGTCATCCTGAAGATAGAAG ccccAATCCGAGGCCTGGTCCTGGAGCTGTCCAGGCTGAGTGGCTATGAGGAGATGAAGTGCACCGTCCAGGATGTCTACCCGGCCCCTCGAGTAACCTGGGAGACCGAACCCCAAACTTTCGAGGACCTCCGGCCGATAACACGCATTCTGGCTAACAAGAAGGGTCTGTACAATGTGGACAGCCGTCTCAAGAGGCTAACTGGACCCCCTAACCTCGTCTACATTTGTAAGGTCACCATTTCCTATGGCGGACCCACCTGGACCGGCTCACTCAGGGAAAGAG AAATCAAAGAATTTCAAGGGAAAGACCTGACCATCCCCTGCAGCGCCCCCAGCTACATGAACAACCCCTCCCTCCACTGGACCTTCTCCAATAGCGAGCACCCCTCACCCATCTTCAACTACGACAGCCGGTCGGGCAAAACCAGGTCCTCACCGGACTGGAAGAGCCACGTGGAGCTGGACCACTTCAGGGTCCAGTTTGGAGACGGCTCACTGAGACTCATGGACCCGAAGCACTCCGAGCACACGGGCAGATACACCTGTGTCTTCTCCATGCCGCACGGCACACACACCGAACGCAGTGACGTCACCATCGTCAGTCCTGATG CTCATGAAGCCACAGCAGAACCTCCGTCTCACTGGTGGATTCTCGGACTCGTGGCTGGACTACTGATTTTGGTTCTAGTAGGAGTCCTGGCCTACAGGAAGCTGaaag GAGGAAACGTGAAGTCCAGAAAAGATCCCGAAGCGGTCACTGAGCTGCATTCAGTAAAAG GCGCAGCTGCAGGAGAAACCAACCTGAGTGAGAGCAGCCCTCTGACGACAGGCAGCACCAACGGACAGTCAGACCCCCAGGCTGGGTCTAAGCTGACCTGA